CTTTGATGAGTCAATATGTGACTTGTTCCTGAAGTGTATTGTTTaaattatgatattattttaaatgGTTTCCggttttatattattttttaagatttttaagACCATAATGATTTCTATATTAACACAAGTAtttttgatgatcatgtttcacgaaTAATAGATATAGAAACTATGTCAAATCAATAAGATTTCTCTAATTAATTAGCAGTGCTAATTAGAGTCTCATAATTAGATTTATTTGCAACAAAAGTAGCCTCATCAGTAAGATTTCTCTAATTAATTAGCAGTGCTGATTAGAGTCTCATAATTAGATTTATTTGCAACAAAACTAGCCTCAgcagatttttctttttgagttttactcctttcttccttcttttttaaCCTTAAATATTGAGAAATATCACGATTGTCTTTCTTACAGTAATAGCAAAACAATCTGTATTTATGGTCTCTTGATTTAGATCTAAACTTTATTCTATAATAATTATCTTTATTTGATGATCTACCTCTAACAACTAAACACTCATCATTAACTTCTCCTTAGCCAACAAATTTAGTTTAACATTATGAAAACTATGGGTATCATAATTGCCATAAAACACAATTTCTTTAAAGTGCTTAAAGGTAGCAGACAAAGAGACAATCAAAAGAATAACCTTATCCTCATCATCAATTTTTAGATCCAACTTCTCAATGTCAATGATAGTGAATTAAACTCATTTAGATATGATTGGATATAGGTACCTTCTGCCATACGAATCGTGTACAAATGTCTTTCAGACGCAATTTATTGGCAAGGCTTTTTTTCATGTATAACGTATGTAGCTTCGCCATGATGAGGCGGGAGTCGTCTCGTTAATGACTTCGCGCAGAATATCTGTAGACAAACAAAATTGTATGATGGAGAGACCTTTTTTAACTAATTTCTCCTATTTATCATATAGCATGCCCGTAGGTTCTACATCTAACGCTTTTCAAAGTCAACTTATGTGAGAACAATCTTCATCTGAATATGTTATATGGAGATACTGATCTTGCTATCGAACTTCACAATGTCAAATTTAGTGGATGACGTGGTGGAGAAAAATTGCAGATAAAAAATATGGCAGATTATGAAGGAATAATAAACTTCCTGTATGCTGTGGGTGCACATAGCAAATTTCAGCCGAAAATAACAGTAACTCAGATGCCATCAGCGATGACATCATCACCATAAGGATCTTCTGCGTTGGGCTACTTTGTAGTATATCATGTGGCTACCGGATCCCGTCAGCGAATCCAGCGGATGGCGAGCGACGACGAGACGGCATATCCCAACAGCGTgcaatcttttttatttgtatatttacacATCAGTGAACTGAGAGAGGAACTACACcgttgttttttttatatagttgaAGCATGATGTCCTTTTAGCTGGCATAGTGGGGAGCTAGAAAGTAGCAACCAACAATTGACAATGTCCTCCTTCTGCGAGTGGGTGAAGACCAACGGTGTCGTCCATCTGAAGCTCACTGGGGGAGGCGATGATCACTACCTAACCATGGAGGCTCTCGATGAGCTCCACCACAAGCTTGCCGAGATCCGTAAGCTCGCAGCGGTGGAGCCATGCCGTGGCCTCATCACCTCGTCATCGACGGGCTCCTTCTGCAACGGCATCGACTACTACGAGCATGCCCGGGCAAGCATGGAGATGACGGTCGCCGAGAAAGCCAGTGTCCTAGCCGACCGCATGGCTGCGGTGATAAAGGAGCTCCTGGCCATGCCGATGCTGACGGTGTGCGCGGCGACGGGCAACGCGGCGTCCCTGGGGCTGGCCCTTGCGCTCGCGCACGATGACCTTGTTGTCCTTAGTGAGGCAAGCTACAGTCTTGGTATGGTGAAGGAAGGCGTCGCCGTGCATCCACATATCGGAGCTCTGATACGGGAGAAGACGGACCGATGGTACACGCTGACGACGCTCAAGTCACGGAGCCACTCTGGAAACTGGATGAGGCGTTGGTATGTCGCCGACTGTGAAGCAGGCAGCCCGGATGATGTGCTGCGAGAGGCACAGAAGCTCGTCGACGAGTGGACCAGCAGTGACGGGATGGTGCACGCCGATATGAGGAAGCAGCTCTACCGGGAGACCTGGGCGGCAGTGTCTGCCATAGTTCCAGAATGAACTAGCGAGGAGGTACCTAGTTGGGCATTCAGCCCTATGCGTTGTTTCTAATTGTTTCTTCATGGTTTTACTTTTCGTGGCATTGTGCAATGAATGTAACGTTGTGATCCAGGAGGAATAAAATGTAAACTCGGTCCCTGCTTTTcaactattttaatttaattaactGTTGTTATCACAGCAAATTACCATGTAATAAGTGAAAACAAAAGGTATATCACTCGCGGTTTTTTTTATCCGCTACCGATAAAATATCATCAAACGGTTGTCAAGACAGATATGATTATAACAAGAGAGCCATTTAGTTAGGACTAaactcacagacggtttttacaAATTTATCTGTTTCTATCAGACGGAAACAGATAGCGTTTAGAAAAACTCATATGTGATATTATTACAAATAGTTTCTTATAAGATCCATCTTTATCTATACGATAAACACAAATGGATTTTATGAAAACACGCCTATATTTGAAGATCTGTGAACTTTTTCAAATTTGATGGCTTGTCTCTCCAAGCTCTTTTGGTTTCATACACACACATCATGCTCGTCTCCTCAGGCTTTTTTGGCTTCCTATATACATAACCTACTCGTCTTCCCTCAATATAAATCGACGAGAAGTGTTCTTCTTTCTTACTCACTATCCTAGTGTTCATATCTCCTACTGCATTGAGAAGAGTCGTCCTCACTCGACATCCTAGTGTCAAAGAAGTGAGATCTTAGGGTTgaatccctttcactgcacTAAGATGATTATCATATAGTTCCTATCGCGATTTAGTTAAGGTTTGTTAGATTTTAATTGCTTCGATCTGTGTAACAGATGACAATATCTTGTTTTCGTCGTAGATCTGCAATGACGCAGTTCACAGTAATCGGACAGTGGCAAAATGAGGTTGTCCCTATACATGCTTCGACAGTGTGGATGCTTGGCGTTGACTTCGGCCGAGTAGAATTCGTGTTCTCCGCTGCTATGAAAACCCCCTCTATGGACCCTGTGTATAATGTGAATCACGTTCTCTATTATGTTCTTCTAtatgaaaatttctctattattGTTCTTTACTATAGAGATATTTTCGTCAACAACAAGATAGGTTTGAACATGTATTTCTTGCTAAACTATAGCTAGCGGTTTGGTAGCAACCACtactaaaaaaatgtttttagaGGCGGGTCGTAACCATTTACAGAGGCGTTTAGCCAAGGCATATGGAAATAGAACCGATTACTagagacggttcacttaagaaaccgcctatgGTAGTTctcatttccacaggtggttccgTAAGCCGACCACCTTTAGTAGTCGGTCCCAAAATCGACAttttttggccaaaaaaaattaaattttttttgccctGCTAGACAGTCCCTACAGTAGTGCCGTCGCATatcacaagtcacacgatttttcgcATGAAATACGCACGTGTGCAGTTCATAGCATTCGAACACAGAGCTCGCGCGATACGTCATTACCATTTCACTGTAGAATACTAGTGATACTAATAACATATACAATGTTTTTGATCTCTTATGTCTGAAACtacaaacgattatttggacatctatgacttcaaatgaaaatgttttcaaccacgaagttgtatatctcgtcgagggctataattttcatttaaaatttgtcCTCATCccacttcgtatgaaaaaaattgtaaatacttTAAGTTAAGTTGTCATCTATTACCAgatgcggttcacataagaatcTGTCTCCAAAAATAACCTTTTACACAGGCTATTTACATAAGGAACCATCTCTAGAAATCATATGATTAACACAAGCAACTATCATAAGCAGTCATCTATAGAAATTTATTTCGACAGGTGGCCCGTAACCACAGAGGGACCCTGCCAACTGTTTAGGCGGTTTATCATATGAGCCGCATGTGGAAAGACACCCTGGATGTTCTGAAaagtaatttttgtagtagtgaacgTAATCTGGTTTTGGCTCAAACATAAGCTAGTCAGGTGGAGCCTAATCCAGATTACTGCGAGTTGCTGATcaaagatgatgcttgggtggACATTTTGCTAAACGCAAGAGGTTGAGATGATTTCAATCATCTTGTCTTTTTGGAAGACGGTGTCGATCGATCAAAGTTTGTCAATCACTTTTCATCCTTCTAGAAGATGGCGTCACCATAATGTCTATCACCGCGTCGTTTTGGAAGACAACGTTGCCAATTATGTATAGCTAGGGATTGTGTTAGGCTAGCTATTTATTTGTTCTGAACcatgtgtgatgttcttaacccTTGTTATATATAAATGTATGTGTTTTATGGTCTGAACAATATGTGATGGATGTTATGAACAATACGTGAATGatattctgaataatgtgtcaaTGTATTGTTTAATTTATGAATCATGAAGTGTGTATTATCATGAGGACAACCACAAAGCAAATTTTGCTTTTAGGAGGGAAATGGTTACATagacgatttttttttaaaaaaaaaactctatctGTGACAattaacataaataattttcaacaaaaaccgtctttgactctaactactCACAAACGGGATCCTCATTACGCATAGACTATTTTATAGAAAATCCGTCTGTGTATAACTCTATTACATATGGTTTTGAAATTATTTGTAACAATGTCGATATTACACACACTTTTGTAGAGATAAAACCTATAATCATCAGTGATAGAGTTTAAAATCCATCTGTAATAATCCGTTTTGAGATAGTGAAAATTTTAAATGTCATGTCACCTATTGAGTTCATGAAATCAATCTCTTGTGTGGCATTTAACATTAGCACATAGCACGAAATTACACGTCTGTAGATAAGTATTATGACGACCCATCTATTTCAATCAATAGAACGGGATCTGAGTCAATCAGAATTCACAACAATATTCAATCTTCACAACCTCTGCCGCCTAGCCTCCAACTTTTCATTTGTTCGAGCGTTGCCACCCAGGTTTaccagaagcagcagcagatgaCTAAAAGTAGGGATGCACATCCAGTCCATCAGAATTCAGGTGCCAGACTTTACACCGATATCAAATACAAAAATGAACCTTCATCTTCAGAACCGTCATCACAAACGGTTTACAAACCATCATAGATCAATCTCTAATTATCGTTGATGGTTGTAGAACCACCAATGATAGTaaatattataaattcttttTTAATATGAAGTATCTGAGATGCTATGTGTCAAGTATGTTAGACGGTTATTGGAAGAACTGTATGTGATATCCCACCACCCAT
This genomic window from Phragmites australis chromosome 7, lpPhrAust1.1, whole genome shotgun sequence contains:
- the LOC133923767 gene encoding uncharacterized protein LOC133923767, whose product is FSWHSGELESSNQQLTMSSFCEWVKTNGVVHLKLTGGGDDHYLTMEALDELHHKLAEIRKLAAVEPCRGLITSSSTGSFCNGIDYYEHARASMEMTVAEKASVLADRMAAVIKELLAMPMLTVCAATGNAASLGLALALAHDDLVVLSEASYSLGMVKEGVAVHPHIGALIREKTDRWYTLTTLKSRSHSGNWMRRWYVADCEAGSPDDVLREAQKLVDEWTSSDGMVHADMRKQLYRETWAAVSAIVPE